One window of the Dehalococcoidia bacterium genome contains the following:
- a CDS encoding acetyl-CoA C-acetyltransferase, translating to MRRVAIVSPLRTPVGKFGGALRDLPAEELGAIAIRALLERTRLDPELVDDVVLAQSYPNGEAANIGRYCALKAGLPVTVPGMQLDRRCASGLQAICLAAMMVQTGVADVVIAGGVESMSNAEYYVTGMRWGVRMGSVQMHDRLFRSRERMSPPETHPVSGMIETAENLARQYEISREEQDRYALLSHRKAVAAQKAGRFQEEMVPVPVPGKGGTQLVDRDEGPREDTTLEQLSRLPPVYPDGTVTAGNASQQNDGAAVCLVVAEERLTALGLEPMAYLRSWAVAGVEPSCMGIGPVPASEKALARAGLRLDDMEVIELNEAFAAQVLAVLREWGLSPEDERLNPNGSGISLGHPIAATGARILATLLHEMRRRGARYGLETMCVGGGQGMAAVFERP from the coding sequence ATGCGCCGCGTCGCCATCGTCTCCCCCCTGCGGACGCCGGTCGGCAAGTTCGGCGGTGCCCTGCGCGATCTCCCCGCCGAAGAGTTGGGGGCCATCGCCATCCGCGCCCTCTTGGAGCGCACCCGTCTCGACCCGGAGCTGGTGGACGACGTGGTGCTGGCCCAGAGCTACCCCAACGGCGAGGCGGCCAACATCGGCCGCTACTGCGCTCTCAAGGCCGGCCTGCCGGTGACGGTGCCCGGGATGCAGCTGGACCGTCGCTGCGCCTCCGGTCTGCAGGCCATCTGCCTGGCAGCCATGATGGTCCAGACAGGCGTGGCCGACGTGGTCATAGCCGGAGGCGTCGAGAGCATGAGCAACGCCGAGTATTACGTCACCGGCATGCGCTGGGGCGTGAGGATGGGGTCTGTACAGATGCACGACCGCCTCTTCCGCTCCCGCGAGCGCATGAGCCCGCCCGAGACCCACCCCGTCTCGGGCATGATCGAGACGGCCGAGAACCTGGCCCGCCAGTATGAGATCTCCCGCGAGGAGCAGGACCGCTACGCCCTCCTGAGCCACCGCAAGGCGGTGGCGGCCCAGAAGGCCGGCCGCTTCCAGGAGGAGATGGTGCCGGTGCCCGTCCCGGGCAAGGGGGGCACGCAATTGGTGGACCGGGACGAAGGCCCCCGCGAGGACACCACCCTGGAACAGCTCTCGCGGCTGCCGCCCGTTTACCCGGATGGCACCGTCACCGCCGGCAACGCCAGCCAGCAGAACGATGGCGCAGCCGTTTGCCTGGTGGTGGCCGAGGAACGGCTGACGGCGCTGGGCCTGGAGCCCATGGCCTACCTCCGCTCGTGGGCTGTGGCCGGAGTGGAGCCCTCCTGCATGGGCATCGGCCCGGTGCCCGCCAGCGAGAAGGCCCTGGCCAGGGCCGGCCTGCGCCTGGACGACATGGAGGTCATCGAGCTGAACGAGGCCTTCGCTGCCCAGGTGCTGGCGGTGCTGAGGGAGTGGGGCCTCTCGCCCGAGGACGAGCGCCTGAACCCCAACGGCTCCGGCATCTCCCTAGGCCACCCCATCGCTGCCACGGGCGCGCGCATCCTGGCCACCCTCCTGCACGAAATGCGACGACGCGGGGCGCGCTACGGCCTGGAGACCATGTGCGTCGGGGGAGGACAGGGGATGGCTGCGGTGTTCGAACGCCCATAA
- a CDS encoding endonuclease III — MAMAGAYHGSGMSGAVAAGLSPQEIVRRLSDLYGTPEWRPHGDPLTELVLTILSQNTSDANSGRAFMRLRARFPTWESLMAADLAVIEEAIRIGGLSQVKAARIKALLEEVMRQRGSLDLSFLAELPAAEARAWLERLPGVGPKTAACVLLFSLGRPALPVDTHVHRVALRLGLVPPRTPPARAQALLEEWVPPELHYQFHVLLIRHGRRLCRAQRPLCSLCPLLDSCPHGQASGSS, encoded by the coding sequence ATGGCGATGGCCGGGGCCTACCATGGCAGCGGGATGAGCGGGGCTGTCGCTGCGGGCCTTTCCCCCCAGGAGATAGTGCGTCGCCTCTCCGACCTCTACGGGACTCCGGAGTGGCGCCCCCATGGCGATCCCTTGACGGAGCTGGTGCTGACCATCCTTTCCCAGAACACCAGCGATGCCAATTCGGGCCGGGCCTTCATGCGCCTTCGCGCCCGCTTCCCCACCTGGGAGTCGCTGATGGCGGCCGACCTGGCTGTCATCGAGGAGGCCATCCGCATAGGCGGCCTCTCCCAGGTGAAGGCGGCGCGCATCAAGGCCCTCCTGGAAGAGGTGATGCGCCAGCGCGGCTCCCTCGACCTCTCGTTCCTGGCAGAGCTGCCCGCCGCCGAGGCGCGGGCCTGGCTGGAGCGGCTGCCGGGAGTGGGCCCCAAGACGGCTGCCTGCGTGCTGCTCTTCTCCTTGGGTCGGCCCGCCCTACCGGTGGATACCCACGTGCACCGGGTGGCCTTGCGTCTGGGCCTGGTGCCGCCGCGGACGCCGCCCGCCAGGGCCCAGGCCCTGCTGGAGGAGTGGGTGCCGCCGGAGCTGCACTACCAGTTTCATGTGCTCCTCATCCGCCACGGTCGGCGCCTGTGCCGCGCCCAGCGACCCCTCTGCTCCCTCTGTCCCCTGCTGGACTCCTGCCCCCACGGCCAGGCGTCCGGGTCGTCCTAG